One window of Pseudomonas sp. Bout1 genomic DNA carries:
- the mobF gene encoding MobF family relaxase, with protein MLNVTPIRGNNQYAAAHYFSAADDYYAKENLGEWQGEGAERLGLVGPVEQAELARLLDGKLPTGEKIHSTFNAETNMRRMGLDLTFSAPKSVSMQALVAGDKEVTAAHDRAVTKALKHVEQLAQARRKEKGKFLRERTGNMVIGKFRHEMSRGKDPQLHTHSVVMNMTQRADGKWRALFNDDIFKVQHEVDAMYKGHLAHELRELGYEIRVLDGKGNFELNHISRDQIEAFSSRSKVIEEALAKDGKTRADATTLEKQIISLATRPKKDERDKDLVKQYWVTKSRELGIEYGARSRLDGREYDESTPGSPGAMRPGEIHAESELPDGITPGQAVVQFAINHLTEREQVVSSNELRTVAMRRSVGLAGPNEVEAEINRLVKQGTLIESAPAFKMAKGDAGEDSPVLSPAGWKNHLQELKGWTDKQAQQYVDTAIKRGSLIEADKRYTTQKGLKREQAILAIERTGRGQVTPIMPLEAVRQALEGTTLTTGQREAVESIVSTTNRFVGIQGDAGTGKTYSVDRAVQLLDSVNQAVVNGKPEGGFRILALAPYGNQVAALKGEGLDAHTLASFFHTKDKKLDDKTIIVLDEAGVLGARQMEQLMRLVEKSGARLVQLGDTKQTEAIEAGKPFAQLQQAGMQTARIKEIQRQKDPELKRAVEYAADGNTVKSVQHIAHVEELRSAEARHKAIVTDYMKLTPPERVGALIVAGTNKDRKQINGMARKALGFEGHGHKYATLNRVDMTQAERRYAPSFQPGMIIQPEKDYEKAGLVRGDTYTVKEALPGNVLVLSAPDGSRLTINPRKATKLSVYKSEKPELSPGDLIRITRNNPSLDITNGDRMRVTALETGFIHLESVKQRDGKPERVVKLATDKPLHLEHAYAATVHSAQGLTNDRVMVSINTESRTTSLNLFYVAISRARHEARIYADNIKKLPEAISKRYDKTTSLSLQREREALRKEQNRVRSTMVDAALKQRELERKQKAPRNQPGDGIGRAG; from the coding sequence ATGCTCAATGTGACGCCAATCCGGGGCAACAATCAATATGCGGCTGCGCATTACTTTTCAGCCGCGGACGACTACTACGCCAAGGAAAACTTGGGTGAATGGCAAGGTGAAGGCGCTGAACGCCTCGGCCTTGTCGGCCCCGTTGAACAGGCTGAATTGGCAAGGTTGTTGGACGGCAAGCTGCCGACCGGCGAAAAAATCCACTCCACCTTCAACGCTGAAACGAACATGCGGCGTATGGGGTTAGACCTGACCTTTTCCGCGCCTAAGTCTGTATCGATGCAGGCGCTCGTTGCCGGCGACAAAGAAGTCACAGCGGCACATGATCGGGCAGTCACCAAAGCGCTAAAGCACGTTGAACAACTTGCCCAGGCACGCCGGAAGGAAAAGGGGAAATTCCTGCGCGAACGCACGGGAAATATGGTGATCGGTAAGTTCCGGCATGAAATGAGCCGAGGCAAGGATCCGCAGCTACACACGCATTCCGTTGTCATGAACATGACCCAACGCGCCGATGGCAAATGGCGTGCCCTCTTCAATGACGACATTTTCAAGGTACAACACGAAGTTGACGCCATGTACAAAGGTCATCTTGCCCATGAGCTGCGCGAACTGGGGTATGAAATCCGGGTACTGGACGGTAAGGGTAACTTCGAGCTGAACCACATCTCACGCGATCAGATCGAGGCGTTTTCGAGCCGGAGCAAGGTGATCGAGGAAGCGCTGGCCAAAGACGGTAAAACCCGAGCTGACGCGACCACCCTTGAAAAGCAGATCATTTCATTGGCTACCCGGCCAAAGAAAGACGAACGCGATAAAGACCTTGTTAAACAATACTGGGTGACTAAAAGCCGTGAACTGGGGATCGAGTACGGCGCACGTAGCCGCCTTGATGGCCGTGAATATGACGAATCCACTCCCGGTTCACCAGGAGCAATGCGCCCCGGCGAAATTCATGCTGAATCCGAGCTGCCTGATGGAATAACGCCCGGTCAGGCCGTTGTTCAGTTCGCGATCAACCACCTAACAGAGCGTGAGCAGGTCGTATCGTCAAACGAGCTGCGCACCGTGGCAATGCGCCGCTCAGTAGGCCTTGCTGGCCCAAATGAAGTAGAGGCTGAAATCAACCGTCTTGTGAAGCAAGGCACACTGATTGAGTCAGCCCCGGCATTCAAAATGGCGAAGGGCGATGCCGGTGAAGATTCGCCCGTGCTGTCACCTGCAGGATGGAAAAACCACTTACAGGAACTCAAGGGCTGGACTGATAAACAAGCTCAGCAGTACGTCGACACGGCAATCAAGCGCGGGTCATTGATTGAGGCGGACAAGCGATACACCACACAGAAGGGCTTGAAGCGTGAACAAGCGATCTTGGCCATCGAGCGGACTGGACGTGGCCAGGTCACACCGATCATGCCACTTGAGGCGGTCCGGCAAGCACTTGAAGGTACGACCCTGACAACTGGCCAGCGGGAAGCCGTCGAAAGCATCGTCAGCACTACCAATCGATTCGTTGGTATCCAGGGCGATGCGGGTACAGGCAAAACTTACTCTGTTGATCGAGCTGTTCAGTTGCTTGATTCCGTAAATCAGGCTGTTGTGAACGGTAAGCCAGAAGGCGGCTTTCGTATCCTCGCCTTAGCACCGTATGGCAACCAAGTTGCAGCACTCAAAGGCGAAGGGCTTGACGCTCACACCTTGGCCAGCTTTTTCCACACCAAGGATAAGAAACTCGACGACAAAACCATCATCGTGCTCGATGAGGCTGGTGTATTAGGAGCGCGGCAAATGGAACAGCTCATGCGGCTCGTTGAAAAATCAGGCGCTCGGCTCGTTCAGTTGGGTGATACGAAACAAACCGAGGCTATCGAGGCGGGCAAACCATTTGCCCAGCTCCAGCAAGCCGGAATGCAAACAGCACGGATCAAGGAGATTCAGCGGCAGAAGGATCCAGAGTTGAAACGTGCTGTTGAGTACGCGGCAGATGGCAATACGGTCAAATCGGTTCAACACATTGCGCACGTCGAAGAATTGCGGTCAGCGGAAGCACGGCATAAGGCAATTGTTACCGACTACATGAAGCTCACGCCTCCGGAAAGGGTTGGAGCGCTGATCGTGGCCGGTACGAACAAAGATCGTAAACAGATCAACGGAATGGCTCGTAAAGCGCTGGGATTTGAAGGCCATGGCCACAAATACGCGACGCTCAATCGCGTAGACATGACGCAGGCCGAGCGCCGATATGCTCCCAGCTTCCAGCCCGGCATGATCATCCAGCCCGAAAAAGACTACGAGAAGGCTGGTTTGGTACGCGGCGACACCTATACCGTCAAAGAAGCGCTTCCCGGTAATGTATTAGTGCTGTCTGCTCCGGACGGATCCCGCTTGACGATCAACCCCCGCAAGGCAACGAAGCTCAGCGTTTACAAATCCGAAAAGCCTGAGCTGTCACCGGGCGACCTGATTCGCATCACCCGCAACAATCCGTCACTGGACATCACCAATGGCGACCGTATGCGCGTGACGGCTCTTGAGACTGGCTTTATTCACTTGGAATCGGTCAAGCAGCGGGACGGAAAGCCAGAGCGCGTGGTGAAGCTGGCCACCGACAAACCTTTGCACCTTGAACATGCATATGCGGCGACCGTTCACAGCGCCCAGGGCCTCACAAATGATCGGGTAATGGTTTCGATCAACACAGAGAGCCGTACCACATCCCTAAACCTGTTCTATGTCGCGATCAGTCGTGCGCGGCACGAAGCACGGATCTATGCGGACAACATCAAAAAACTACCCGAAGCGATTTCCAAACGGTACGACAAAACCACTTCCCTGAGCTTGCAGCGCGAGCGCGAGGCCTTACGCAAGGAGCAGAACCGCGTTCGGTCAACAATGGTTGACGCAGCACTTAAACAGCGCGAACTGGAGCGCAAACAGAAAGCGCCACGGAACCAGCCGGGCGATGGTATCGGACGTGCAGGCTAA